A window of Nicotiana tabacum cultivar K326 chromosome 24, ASM71507v2, whole genome shotgun sequence contains these coding sequences:
- the LOC142178298 gene encoding uncharacterized protein LOC142178298 codes for MDIVGPLPQAKGKVQFLLIRTDYFSNLVEAGAFKQVREKEVMDYIWTNIICRFGVPKESVCDNGPQFIGAKVTNVFQSWQIKQIACAPYHPVGNGKAESTNKVIINNLKKRLEKSKGKWPEVLLSVLWAYRTAAKTSTGETPI; via the coding sequence atggataTCGTAGGACCTTTGCCTCAAGCTAAAGGAAAGGTACAGTTTTTGTTAATTCGAACGGATTATTTCTCAAACTTGGTAGAAGCAGGTGcttttaaacaggtacgagaaaaagaagttatggaTTACATTTGgacaaatatcatatgtcgatttggaGTCCCAAAGGAGAGTGTTTGTGACAATGGGCCGCAATTCATAGGTGCGAAAGTCACTAACGTTTTCCAAAGCTGGCAGATTAAACAGATCGCTTGTGCACCTTACCACCCAGTGGGTAACGGGAAAGCTGAGTCGACAAATAAGGTTATAATCAACAACTTAAAAAAGCGATTAGAAAAGTCAAAAGGCAAATGGCCAGAAGTACTACTAAGTGTGTTATGGGCTTACAGAACGGCGGCAAAGACTAGCACAGGAGAAACCCCAATTTGA